In a genomic window of Canis lupus familiaris isolate Mischka breed German Shepherd chromosome 28, alternate assembly UU_Cfam_GSD_1.0, whole genome shotgun sequence:
- the BORCS7 gene encoding BLOC-1-related complex subunit 7 isoform X2 gives MRPFLSHGGRDATSLPSALMPFGPSDSPLSRLRRSLVEVMATGTPDSQARFGQSVKGLLTEKVNTCGTDVIALTKQVLKGSRSSELLGQAARNMVLQEDAILHSEDSLRKMAIITTHLQYQQEAIQKNVEQSSDLQDQLNHLLK, from the exons ATGCGTCCCTTCCTTTCCCACGGTGGAAGAGACGCCACTTCGCTTCCTTCCGCTTTGATGCCTTTTGGCCCCAGCGACTCGCCGTTGTCCAGGCTGAGGCGTTCACTAGTTGAGGTGATGGCGACTGGGACACCAGATTCGCAAGCGCGATTCGGTCAATCCGTGAAGGGGCTCCTCACAGAGAAGGTGAACACCTGTGGGACGGATGTGATCGCGCTCACCAAGCAGGTGCTGAAAGGCTCCCGGAGCTCTGAG cTGCTAGGTCAGGCGGCTCGAAACATGGTCCTGCAGGAAGATGCCATCTTGCACTCAGAAGAT agtttaaggaaaatggcaataataacAACGCACCTTCAATACCA GCAAGAAGCTATTCAGAAGAA TGTTGAGCAGTCTTCTGATCTACAGGACCAGTTGAATCATCTGTTGAAATAG
- the AS3MT gene encoding arsenite methyltransferase isoform X6 encodes MNSNSLFLVGKTKERDDTAQQEQSGLWGQVGDCGEAPGGRCPPREPAGAAAWSPGRPTPASPPRRTSGPPGPGRGLRSAGPGELAAGVPKSWNPEAEETWPPPATLRSGRTCRYYGCGLVIPECLENCWILDLGSGSGRDCYALSQLVGETGHVTGIDMTESQVEVAKKYIEYHMEKYGFQTPNVTFLHGYIEKLEEIGIKDESYDIVISNCVINLVPDKQAVLQEVYRVLKHGGELYFSDVYASLELPEEIRTHKILWGECLGGALYWKDLAVLAQKIGFCPPRLVTANLITVQNKELERVIGDCRFVSATFRLFKLPKTGPAERCQVIYNGGITGHEKELIFDANFTFKEGEIIEVDKETAAILKNSRFAKDFLIRPIGETLPTCSGCSALESKGIITDPFMLAGQSDSMKSRCSPDVAGGCCGITYS; translated from the exons ATGAATAGTAATAGCCTCTTTCTGGTTGGAAAGACTAAAGAGAGAGATGACACGGCCCAGCAGGAGCAGAGCGGCCTGTGGGGGCAGGTGGGCGACTGCGGGGAGGCTCCCGGCGGCAGGTGCCCGCCTCGCGAGCCAGCAGGTGCAGCGGCCTGGAGCCCCGGGCGCCCCACCCCCGCGAGCCCGCCCCGCAGGACATCCGGCCCGCCtggcccggggcggggcctccggaGCGCGGGGCCTGGGGAGCTGGCTGCAGGTGTACCCAAATCCTGGAATCCGGAGGCCGAGGAGACA TGGCCGCCTCCCGCGACGCTGAGATCTGGAAGGACGTGCAG GTATTACGGCTGTGGTctggtcatccctgagtgtctGGAGAACTGCTGGATTTTGGACCTGGGCAGTGGAAGTGGCAGAGATTGCTATGCACTTAGTCAGCTGGTTGGTGAGACAGGACATGTCACTGGGATAGACATGACAGAAAGTCAG gtAGAAGTGGCTAAGAAGTATATTGAATATCACATGGAAAAATATGGCTTCCAGACCCCCAATGTGACTTTTCTACATGGCTACATAGAGAAATTGGAGGAGATTGGAATCAAGGATGAGAGTTATGATATAGTTAT ATCAAATTGTGTCATTAACCTTGTACCAGATAAGCAAGCAGTGCTGCAGGAGGTGTACCGAGTGCTAAAg CATGGAGGGGAGCTGTATTTCAGTGACGTCTATGCTAGCCTTGAATTGCCAGAAGAAATCAGGACACACAAAATTTTATGGG gtgagTGTCTCGGTGGTGCTTTGTACTGGAAGGACCTTGCCGTCCTTGCCCAAAAAATTGGTTTCTGCCCTCCACGTTTAGTCACTGCCAATCTCATTACAGTTCAAAACAAGGAATTGGAAAGAGTGATTG GTGACTGTCGCTTTGTTTCTGCAACATTTCGCCTCTTCAAACTCCCTAAGACAGGGCCAGCCGAGAGATGCCAAGTGATTTACAATGGAGGAATCACAGGACATGAGAAAGAACTAATATTTGATGCAAATTTCACATTTAAG GAAGGTGAAATCATTGAAGTGGATAAAGAAACAGCAGCTATCTTGAAAAATTCACGATTTGCCAAAGATTTTCTGATCAGACCAATTGGAGAGACGCTGCCAACATGTAGTGGCTGTTCTGCTTTAGAATCAAAG
- the AS3MT gene encoding arsenite methyltransferase isoform X5 produces the protein MNSNSLFLVGKTKERDDTAQQEQSGLWGQVGDCGEAPGGRCPPREPAGAAAWSPGRPTPASPPRRTSGPPGPGRGLRSAGPGELAAGVPKSWNPEAEETVSAPASLPGLPVQLLKWPPPATLRSGRTCRYYGCGLVIPECLENCWILDLGSGSGRDCYALSQLVGETGHVTGIDMTESQVEVAKKYIEYHMEKYGFQTPNVTFLHGYIEKLEEIGIKDESYDIVISNCVINLVPDKQAVLQEVYRVLKHGGELYFSDVYASLELPEEIRTHKILWGECLGGALYWKDLAVLAQKIGFCPPRLVTANLITVQNKELERVIGDCRFVSATFRLFKLPKTGPAERCQVIYNGGITGHEKELIFDANFTFKEGEIIEVDKETAAILKNSRFAKDFLIRPIGETLPTCSGCSALESKGIITDPFMLAGQSDSMKSRCSPDVAGGCCGITYS, from the exons ATGAATAGTAATAGCCTCTTTCTGGTTGGAAAGACTAAAGAGAGAGATGACACGGCCCAGCAGGAGCAGAGCGGCCTGTGGGGGCAGGTGGGCGACTGCGGGGAGGCTCCCGGCGGCAGGTGCCCGCCTCGCGAGCCAGCAGGTGCAGCGGCCTGGAGCCCCGGGCGCCCCACCCCCGCGAGCCCGCCCCGCAGGACATCCGGCCCGCCtggcccggggcggggcctccggaGCGCGGGGCCTGGGGAGCTGGCTGCAGGTGTACCCAAATCCTGGAATCCGGAGGCCGAGGAGACAGTGAGTGCCCCCGCCTCCCTGCCGGGCCTCCCCGTGCAGCTCCTCAAG TGGCCGCCTCCCGCGACGCTGAGATCTGGAAGGACGTGCAG GTATTACGGCTGTGGTctggtcatccctgagtgtctGGAGAACTGCTGGATTTTGGACCTGGGCAGTGGAAGTGGCAGAGATTGCTATGCACTTAGTCAGCTGGTTGGTGAGACAGGACATGTCACTGGGATAGACATGACAGAAAGTCAG gtAGAAGTGGCTAAGAAGTATATTGAATATCACATGGAAAAATATGGCTTCCAGACCCCCAATGTGACTTTTCTACATGGCTACATAGAGAAATTGGAGGAGATTGGAATCAAGGATGAGAGTTATGATATAGTTAT ATCAAATTGTGTCATTAACCTTGTACCAGATAAGCAAGCAGTGCTGCAGGAGGTGTACCGAGTGCTAAAg CATGGAGGGGAGCTGTATTTCAGTGACGTCTATGCTAGCCTTGAATTGCCAGAAGAAATCAGGACACACAAAATTTTATGGG gtgagTGTCTCGGTGGTGCTTTGTACTGGAAGGACCTTGCCGTCCTTGCCCAAAAAATTGGTTTCTGCCCTCCACGTTTAGTCACTGCCAATCTCATTACAGTTCAAAACAAGGAATTGGAAAGAGTGATTG GTGACTGTCGCTTTGTTTCTGCAACATTTCGCCTCTTCAAACTCCCTAAGACAGGGCCAGCCGAGAGATGCCAAGTGATTTACAATGGAGGAATCACAGGACATGAGAAAGAACTAATATTTGATGCAAATTTCACATTTAAG GAAGGTGAAATCATTGAAGTGGATAAAGAAACAGCAGCTATCTTGAAAAATTCACGATTTGCCAAAGATTTTCTGATCAGACCAATTGGAGAGACGCTGCCAACATGTAGTGGCTGTTCTGCTTTAGAATCAAAG
- the AS3MT gene encoding arsenite methyltransferase isoform X7: MAASRDAEIWKDVQTYYGQVLKKSGDLQTSACVTTARLVPRHIQEALRNVHEEVTLRYYGCGLVIPECLENCWILDLGSGSGRDCYALSQLVGETGHVTGIDMTESQVEVAKKYIEYHMEKYGFQTPNVTFLHGYIEKLEEIGIKDESYDIVISNCVINLVPDKQAVLQEVYRVLKHGGELYFSDVYASLELPEEIRTHKILWGECLGGALYWKDLAVLAQKIGFCPPRLVTANLITVQNKELERVIGDCRFVSATFRLFKLPKTGPAERCQVIYNGGITGHEKELIFDANFTFKEGEIIEVDKETAAILKNSRFAKDFLIRPIGETLPTCSGCSALESKGIITDPFMLAGQSDSMKSRCSPDVAGGCCGITYS; this comes from the exons A TGGCCGCCTCCCGCGACGCTGAGATCTGGAAGGACGTGCAG ACCTACTACGGGCAGGTGCTGAAGAAATCAGGGGACCTCCAGACCAGTGCCTGTGTCACTACAGCCAGGCTGGTCCCCAGGCACATCCAGGAAGCCTTGAGGAATGTACATGAAGAAGTAACCTTGAG GTATTACGGCTGTGGTctggtcatccctgagtgtctGGAGAACTGCTGGATTTTGGACCTGGGCAGTGGAAGTGGCAGAGATTGCTATGCACTTAGTCAGCTGGTTGGTGAGACAGGACATGTCACTGGGATAGACATGACAGAAAGTCAG gtAGAAGTGGCTAAGAAGTATATTGAATATCACATGGAAAAATATGGCTTCCAGACCCCCAATGTGACTTTTCTACATGGCTACATAGAGAAATTGGAGGAGATTGGAATCAAGGATGAGAGTTATGATATAGTTAT ATCAAATTGTGTCATTAACCTTGTACCAGATAAGCAAGCAGTGCTGCAGGAGGTGTACCGAGTGCTAAAg CATGGAGGGGAGCTGTATTTCAGTGACGTCTATGCTAGCCTTGAATTGCCAGAAGAAATCAGGACACACAAAATTTTATGGG gtgagTGTCTCGGTGGTGCTTTGTACTGGAAGGACCTTGCCGTCCTTGCCCAAAAAATTGGTTTCTGCCCTCCACGTTTAGTCACTGCCAATCTCATTACAGTTCAAAACAAGGAATTGGAAAGAGTGATTG GTGACTGTCGCTTTGTTTCTGCAACATTTCGCCTCTTCAAACTCCCTAAGACAGGGCCAGCCGAGAGATGCCAAGTGATTTACAATGGAGGAATCACAGGACATGAGAAAGAACTAATATTTGATGCAAATTTCACATTTAAG GAAGGTGAAATCATTGAAGTGGATAAAGAAACAGCAGCTATCTTGAAAAATTCACGATTTGCCAAAGATTTTCTGATCAGACCAATTGGAGAGACGCTGCCAACATGTAGTGGCTGTTCTGCTTTAGAATCAAAG